ATGGTCAGCGAGGCGACGAGGTCGGGCCGTTCCAGCGTGGTGCGCGTCACGACATAGCCGCCGCGTGAATGGCCGACGAGGTGGTAGGGGCCCTTGCCCAGTTCCTCGAGGAAGGCGATGAAATGCTGCACCGAGCCCTTCATCGTCCAGCCGATCACCTCGTCCTCGGACGGGTTGTCGGTGTAGCCTTGGCCCAGCCGGTCGACGGCGATGGCAAGGCGGTCCTTGCCGATCTCCGCGATCAGGGGTTCGAAATCCTCGGCGTTCGAGGCCGAGCTGACGTCTCCGATGGTTCCGCCATGGACGAAGACGATGGGCGTTCCGCCCGATCCCTCCGACAGGTATCGCGTCCGGATGGCACCGACGTTGATGAAATTTTCCTGCATGACCCTCTCGCAAAGTTTCCGTCAAGAAAACGGAGGGCCACTAACAAGTAAAAGGAATTAAAGAGATGAATACATTCCGTTTGGGAATGAAGCGGGCGGTGGGCACGTTGTCCTCCGCATGATCGCGAGGTCCCGATATGCGCCCCGGTGGCGGACCGGCGGAGTGTAGAACTTCCCGGCGGGCCGCCTGCTGAACCGCGTCTCGACAAAGCGCGTTTCCAGCAGCCGGGCAGATGATCCGACAGTCCTCAATTTCAGGAATAAATCGTTTCCCTATTATCCACGAGAAAAAGCAAAACGTTCGGAAGTGCCCAGCCTGCTTGCCTCGCGAGGGCCCCGGCCACGCCATAACGTAGTCGCTTCCGGTTCGGAGAAATCAGCCAATCTTCTGGGTTCCCCCGAAGCGAGGCCACACCATGATCACCGAACTGAAGTCCGTCCGCGATGTATGGAAGAAGATGCCGACCGAACGCCACGCGCGGCTCTTCGTCGAGAACGCCATCTGGGGCGATGAGCGGTTCTGTCCACATTGCGGAAGCTTGAGGTCGCGCCCGCTGCGTGGTGCATCCGTGCGCCCCGGCCTGTATCAATGCGTCGAGAGGGAATGTCGGAGCCAGTTCACTGTCACCACAAGGACGCCGCTCCACGCGACGAAGTTGGATCTCCGGACCTGGATCGCCGCAATGTTCCTCGTGCTGACCTCCTCCAAGGGCATTTCGTCAGTCGTGATGTCGCGCATTTTGGGCGTGAACCAGAAGACCGCGTGGAAGCTTGGCCATGCGATCCGCGAGATGATGGATGATCGGCAGGGCATTGCGGGTCGACTGTCGGGAGTGGTCGAGGTCGACGAGGCCTTCGTCGGCGGCAAGCCGAAGTTCCGCCATGGCGTCAAGAACAAGCGGGGGCGAGGAACAGGCAAGCCAATCGCGCTCGTTGCTGCGGCGCGAAACGGTCAGGCTCGAGCCGTGCTCATCCCGAATGCTCGAGGGCGTACGATGAAGCCGATCATCGAGGGCTGGATCGATCCGACCTCGGCGCTGATCACCGATAAGAATCCAAGTTACGGAAGGATCGGGGCATCTTTTGCCAGCCACCATACGATCCAGCACAACAAGCGCCAGTATGCGAACACGAAGACCGGGGCGCACATCAACACCGTCGAGGCCGTGAACGCGGTCGTCCAGCGCGCTTTGATCGGCGTGTATCACCGTCTCGGACGGAAGCATTTACAGCGATACCTGGACGAGATCATCTGGCGATGGAACCACAGGACCCCGGAGAGCAAAGTGCGGAAACGGAAGTCTTCATCGGGCCTCTCAACCTCCGAGACCACGACCATATGGAGGCCTATCCCGGTTGTGGACCAGATGCGAAGCCTGCTCTGCGGCGTCGTCGGCCGCCAAATGAGACGCACGCCGTCGTGGGGTCTTCGGTGGCCATGACCCGTAATTGAGAAGGTCCACTGAGAGATGTTTACGACGCCCCGCATCATGGCTAAAGTTTTGGAAACAAGAAAGCCATTTTAGATGATGCCGTCCTTCCAACAAGCGCTCGCTGGATTTCTTATGCTCGCTGCATGCTCGGATACCATTTTCCCTGGCTCAGAGCTGACGAAGATGCAAGTGAAGATCGTGCAAAGGAACGATCTGAACTATATGATCCAGCACCCGGATACCGACGACAGCTATAACGGCACCACGCGTGAAGCAGCATTCATGATGGTTCGAAATATGCGAGCCGAACAAGCAGTCACGACCTTTCAAAGCGATGGCGCAGTTTGTGATGGCCGAACTTGCGTATGGACATATCGCGACCGCGAGACTTGGCCCGAAAGTGCATTCGGAATACGCCCACCAGGACCGCGTAGATCTTTCGATCGGTTCCGTAGTGTGACGATAGAATCCGATATTGTAGCGGAACCGGAAGACCTAACCGTTCGTCACCAATCGGTCGAACGCTCGGCATCTCTTAGATAGCGGTTCTGTCGGCGAATTAGTCGCACGCAAGGATGGCGCGCCTTCTGCTTTTTCTTGTGGATAATAGGGAATCGTTTCTCTGAAAGCGCTTGTCCGATTGGAGGAGGGCGCAGAGGGGCTGACCCTAACGGTCACGTCGCCACCGGCTCAGCAGCATGGTGTGGAATTGCTCCGCAGCGGGCGACAAGGTCGATTTGGGAACCCTCACGATCCCGACCGTGCGCGAGACGGTCGGCTGAACCAGCGGGATGGCTGCGATGAAGGGGTGGGGATCGGCCGGAAGCGACATGCGGGGCAGGGCGGCGATGCCGAGACCCGCCTCGACCATGCCGAGAGACGTGGAGAGGTGCTGAACCTCGTAATAGGGGTTCAGCCGAATCTCTTCGTCCGCGAGAGCCAGATCCATGATGAGGCGGTTTCCGCTTGAACGGCCAACCGTGATGAGACGATTCTGCGCCACCTCGGCCCAGGACACCTGATCCCTCTCCGCAAGCGCGTGGTCACGCCGGCAGGCCAGATAGAAGGGTTCCTTGATCAGCGGCTCGAAGGTGACTTCGGGTTCGTTCTCTCCCAATAGCGTGATGCCGAAATCGACCTCGCGGCTGATCACGGATTGCAGCACCCGGTTCGCACCGGCATCTAGGATGCGAAACCGGATCGCGGGATATTCCGCCGCGAACTGGCCCATCACATCGGGGAGGAAGTAATTGGCCGCCGTCGGGATACAGGCGATGCTGACCAAGCCCGAGCGCCGCTCGGCAATCTCACGGACCGACAGCAGCGATGTCTCCAGATCGTCCAGCAAGCGCTTGGCGCGGGGCAGGAAATCGCGTCCGACGGCTGTCAGAAAGACCCGCCGGGTGGTGCGTTCGAGAAGCGGAACGCCAAGGACGGCTTCGAGTTTCTGGATGCGCCTCGTCAGAGCGGGCTGCGACAGGTTCATGTTGTCCGAGGCCGCGCGAAAGCTGCGCATTTCGGCTGTCGCGACAAAGGCTCTCAGGTCTTCAAGATCGACGTTCATGCGTCCCTAGTCATTCTCGCTGCCATGCCTTTGCCGGGCCACCTTCGACCGTGCCAGGCCTCTGCATCAGGGTAATCACCGGTGAACGCAACCGGACGGCGGCGCTGCCGGAGAGCATCCGGCAGCGCGCATAGTCAAGCGATTACAGGTTGGGAACCTCGCTGTCGCGGAAGAAGGCGCGATTGAACTGCTCGGGCAGCCGGAAGCCGTGGTCGCCGTCAAGGGCCACGAAGCGCGCCTCTCCGGCGCTCGCGCCAAGCGCGTTCATCGCCTCGGGGTCGAGGTCGGCCCATTCGCCGGTTTCGAGGCGTTTGACCATGGCTGCCGTCGCCGCCGCAAGTTCCGCCTCGTTGAAGGTGCAGTGACCCGATGCGTTGATGAAGGCCTGCCGGTAGAGGTCTTCGGTTCCCTCACGCGCGATCTTGGCGACGTAGCCTGCCATCACGGTGGCCGGGGTGCCGCCATCGCCGATGTTCGAGATGTGCAGAACCGGGATACCGATCTTCCCCGTGTGGGTGCGGGCGCGGTAGTAGTCGATGCCCTCGGCGGTTGCATCGACGCGCGGCCAGGCGTTCACCTTGTCGATATCCGCCGCGATGTCCGTTTCGGGATCGAGCCCGGCCTTTTCATACATCGACGCGACCAGATCGCGCTGCTGCTCGCTCGCGTTTGCGTAGAACGCGTGATAGTCGATGTCGGTCGTCCACGACATGAGGCCAGCCGGGTTGTCCCACATGGGCCGTCCGGTGACGGACCGCAGTGCCCCGTCCGTCGCGACACGCACC
This DNA window, taken from Ponticoccus alexandrii, encodes the following:
- a CDS encoding IS1595 family transposase, whose protein sequence is MITELKSVRDVWKKMPTERHARLFVENAIWGDERFCPHCGSLRSRPLRGASVRPGLYQCVERECRSQFTVTTRTPLHATKLDLRTWIAAMFLVLTSSKGISSVVMSRILGVNQKTAWKLGHAIREMMDDRQGIAGRLSGVVEVDEAFVGGKPKFRHGVKNKRGRGTGKPIALVAAARNGQARAVLIPNARGRTMKPIIEGWIDPTSALITDKNPSYGRIGASFASHHTIQHNKRQYANTKTGAHINTVEAVNAVVQRALIGVYHRLGRKHLQRYLDEIIWRWNHRTPESKVRKRKSSSGLSTSETTTIWRPIPVVDQMRSLLCGVVGRQMRRTPSWGLRWP
- a CDS encoding LysR family transcriptional regulator, which encodes MNVDLEDLRAFVATAEMRSFRAASDNMNLSQPALTRRIQKLEAVLGVPLLERTTRRVFLTAVGRDFLPRAKRLLDDLETSLLSVREIAERRSGLVSIACIPTAANYFLPDVMGQFAAEYPAIRFRILDAGANRVLQSVISREVDFGITLLGENEPEVTFEPLIKEPFYLACRRDHALAERDQVSWAEVAQNRLITVGRSSGNRLIMDLALADEEIRLNPYYEVQHLSTSLGMVEAGLGIAALPRMSLPADPHPFIAAIPLVQPTVSRTVGIVRVPKSTLSPAAEQFHTMLLSRWRRDR